In Nicotiana tabacum cultivar K326 chromosome 19, ASM71507v2, whole genome shotgun sequence, one DNA window encodes the following:
- the LOC107819690 gene encoding metacaspase-1: protein MMMLVNCSNCHTPLQLPPGARSIRCAICQAVTQLADPRTAPPPSSNQYNHPPPASSPSPYNHAPPGPPPNAHGRKKAVIVGISYRYSRHELKGCLNDAKCMRHLLMNKFHFPESSILMLTEEETDPYRTPTKQNMRMALYWLVQGCQPGDSLLFHYSGHGSRQRNYNGDEVDGYDETLCPLDFETQGMIVDDEINETIVKPLPHGVKLHAIIDACHSGTVLDLPFLCRMSRSGQYVWEDHRPRSGIWKGTNGGEVISFSGCDDNQTSADTSALSKVTSTGAMTFCFIQAIERGHGTTYGSILTAMRNAIRQAGSSGGDFGGGAVTSLISMLLTGGSVGMGGGFSQEPQLTACQPFDVYAKPFSL, encoded by the exons ATGATGATGCTAGTAAACTGTTCCAATTGTCATACACCATTACAGCTACCACCAGGTGCACGATCCATTCGCTGTGCGATTTGTCAGGCAGTAACACAGTTGGCTGATCCACGTACTGCTCCTCCGCCATCATCTAATCAATACAATCACCCACCACCTGCTTCCTCTCCCTCTCCCTACAACCACGCACCTCCCGGTCCCCCACCCAATGCTCATGGTAGAAAGAAAGCTGTGATTGTTGGTATATCCTATAGGTACTCTAGGCATGAGCTGAAAGGGTGTCTCAATGATGCTAAGTGCATGAGACATCTCTTGATGAACAAGTTCCATTTTCCTGAGTCCTCCATTCTAATGCTTACCG AAGAGGAGACCGACCCATACAGAACTCCGACTAAACAGAACATGCGCATGGCATTATATTGGCTTGTACAAGGTTGCCAACCGGGAGACTCGCTGCTATTTCATTATTCTGGTCATGGCTCAAGGCAAAGGAATTACAATGGAGATGAAGTGGATGGATATGATGAAACTTTATGTCCCCTGGACTTCGAAACTCAGGGTATGATTGTTGATGATGAAATCAATGAGACAATTGTCAAGCCTCTTCCTCACGGAGTAAAGCTTCATGCAATAATAGATGCTTGCCACAGTGGAACCGTTCTAGACCTGCCATTTCTTTGCAGAATGAGTAG GAGCGGACAATATGTGTGGGAAGACCATCGTCCTCGTTCTGGTATTTGGAAAGGAACTAATGGTGGTGAAGTAATCTCTTTTAGTGGTTGTGATGATAATCAAACTTCTGCTGATACATCT GCTCTTTCAAAAGTAACTTCAACGGGTGCTATGACTTTCTGTTTCATTCAAGCAATTGAGCGCGGTCATGGAACCACATACGGAAGTATATTGACCGCAATGCGAAACGCCATTCGGCAAGCCGGAAGTTCAGGAGGTGACTTTGGTGGCGGTGCTGTCACATCTCTCATTTCCATGCTTTTGACAGGTGGTAGTGTTGGTATGGGTGGAGGCTTTAGTCAG GAGCCCCAGTTAACAGCTTGCCAGCCATTTGATGTGTATGCTAAGCCATTCTCCTTGTGA
- the LOC142173762 gene encoding uncharacterized protein LOC142173762, whose product MDILVGNCQSTFVPGRVISDNIILSHELVKGYGRRGISPRCMVKVDMQKAYDSLEWDFIEQILEFSKASGLVANKEKSSVYFGGVDMVTQQAILDLLEFFKVFVLPKKVIKLIEATCRKFLWTGGVELTKKALLAWEKICYPNVAGSLNILDITIWNRASISKLLWNLCCKKDKMWVKWVHSYYIKEQQIREIMPTQVSWVVQKIPKIRSYVQKAGIMEADLRNTTQFSVKKMCILMRGDFPKVQWRKIVCNNLGFEK is encoded by the exons ATGGATATCCTTGTAGGCAATTGCCAATCAACTTTTGTGCCTGGGAGAGTAATTAGTGATAATATTATCCTCAGCCATGAGTTGGTTAAAGGTTACGGGAGGAGGGGTATATCTCCAAGGTGCATGGTCAAGGTTGATATGCAGAAAGCATATGACTCATTGGAATGGGATTTTATTGAGcaaattttg GAGTTTTCTAAAGCCTCTGGTCTTGTTGCTAATAAGGAAAAAAGTTCTGTATACTTTGGGGGAGTAGATATGGTCACACAACAGGCTATCCTAGATCTACTCGAGTTTTTCAAAG TGTTTGTATTGCCGAAAAAAGTAATAAAACTCATTGAAGCTACATGTAGAAAATTTCTATGGACGGGAGGCGTAGAGTTGACTAAGAAGGCATTGCTTGCTTGGGAGAAGATATGTTACCCTAACGTTGCTGGTAGTTTAAACATCTTGGATATTACTATATGGAATAGGGCATCCATTAGCAAGCTATTGTGGAATCTTTGTTGCAAAAAGGACAAGATGTGGGTAAAATGGGTACACTCATATTACATAAAGGAGCAGCAAATACGGGAGATTATGCCCACACAAGTATCATGGGTGGTACAGAAGATTCCGAAGATCAGAAGCTATGTCCAAAAAGCTGGGATAATGGAGGCCGATCTAAGGAACACGACACAGTTCTCTGTAAAGAAGATGTGTATACTTATGAGAGGAGACTTCCCTAAAGTGCAATGGAGGAAGATTGTCTGCAATAATCTTGGTTTTGAAAAGTGA